The following are from one region of the Siniperca chuatsi isolate FFG_IHB_CAS linkage group LG13, ASM2008510v1, whole genome shotgun sequence genome:
- the dis3l2 gene encoding DIS3-like exonuclease 2 isoform X2, with amino-acid sequence MDSPRQSKKANLNREPKRSQNQSSTPPQKDAYARLLSQHCSSKFSLYLEQYAKDTLLQREGNGPSTLPKAVSDKLNIPQRKRDQVPNDFSDSSDFSPSSMKGKGEESSLSLYMEKLSTRSAQQDCERKQSVSDRQRRGQRRDTTTSQDGDIESGEELCSLKPSDSKKHQKPQQQKKNKDSKETDSFVRRPQSPKKASTSGQEQEKMTKSKKRNLPNHPEEEKSQEGTFKSGLDTQMSRPKSPHGKDKKLLQSRASSANSPADKTKNKGGRGSKKQVFESYMTSEEVSHGLKRGELIQGQLRINPKKYHEAFIPSPDDARDIFLDGIVARNRALNGDIVVVQILPREQWKVVRSDTDCEGASESETQRDNMVQTAKKKAQRTPRPDVTAEDQCSDQDELISRVQSSTLTDTGEALEDPSTPRSNGEILQKTAKVVYIVEKKHSRAATGFLKFLPDKPFAMFSPVDHRVPRINVLLADCPEDFTSRPGDYTNTLFICRITNWAADSNFAEGRLAKTLGQAGEIEPETEGILTEYDVDFSEFSDEVLDCLPKNLPWTIPPEEMRKRRDLRKECIFTIDPATARDLDDALSCKQLPDGNFEVGVHIADVSYFVGEDNALDAIASQRATSVYMVQKVIPMLPRLLCEELCSLNPLIDRLTFSVIWKITPEGKILSEWFGRSVIRSCIKLSYDHAQSMIEAPEKMFSAEELPPADPEHPIDEIHQAVLNLHTIAKNLRAQRFSGGALRLDQLKLSFTLDKETMMPQGCYVYQYRDSNKLVEEFMLLANIATAHHIHRKFPELALLRRHPPPKAKMVDELQELCDQLGIDIDLSSAGALHKSLNTTLGDDEYSTARKEVLTHMCSRPMQMALYFCTGVLKQEQFFKHYALNVPLYTHFTSPIRRYADIIVHRLLASSLNCGPNLGLSTEEVQKQASHCNDKKTVSKRVQELSSELFFGVFVKDCGPLDSEAMVMGVLDQSFDVLVLRYGVQKRIYCKSVAGLDSFHPRKVGKKSELTLVWTPEDPEKPPVEQVISIFTLVEVQLKADSAPLKYSALLKRPEDSGS; translated from the exons ATGGATTCTCCTCGGCAATCTAAGAAGGCTAACCTGAATCGAGAGCCAAAGCGCAGCCAGAATCAGTCAAGCACTCCTCCTCAGAAAGATGCCTATGCCAGGCTTCTCAGCCAGCACTGCAGCAGCAAGTTCAGTCTGTATCTAGAACAATATGCAAAGGACACGTTGCTTCAAAGGGAAGGAAATGGGCCAAGCACACTGCCCAAAGCCGTGAGTGACAAGCTGAACATACCACAGCGAAAAAGGGACCAAGTGCCCAATGATTTCTCTGATTCGAGTGACTTCTCCCCCTCTTCCATGAAAGGTAAAGGAGAGGAGAGTTCACTGTCTTTGTATATGGAGAAACTAAGCACCCGCAGTGCTCAGCAGGACTGTGAAAGGAAGCAGAGTGTATCTGACAGGCAGCGACGGGGGCAGAGAAGGGACACCACCACCAGCCAGGATGGAGACATCGAGTCTGGCGAGGAACTCTGCTCTTTAAAACCCAGTGACTCAAAGAAACACCAGAagccacagcagcagaagaaaaacaaggacTCTAAAGAAACCGACTCATTTGTTCGACGTCCCCAGTCCCCAAAGAAAGCCAGTACAAGTGGACAGGAGCAAGAGAAGATGACGaagtcaaagaaaagaaacctgCCAAATCACCCAGAAGAGGAGAAAAGCCAAGAAGGGACATTCAAATCTGGGTTAGACACTCAGATGTCAAGGCCCAAGTCTCCTCATGGTAAAGACAAAAAACTGCTGCAGTCCAGAG CTTCAAGTGCCAATTCTCCTGCTGACAAGACTAAGAACAAAGGAGGCAGAGGATCAAAGAAACAAGTGTTTGAATCCTACATGACATCCGAGGAGGTTTCCCATGGCCTTAAAAGAGGAGAACTCATTCAG GGACAGTTAAGAATCAACCCAAAGAAATACCATGAAGCTTTCATCCCATCTCCT GATGACGCACGGGATATATTTCTAGATGGGATTGTAGCTCGCAACAGAGCACTGAATGGAGACATAGTGGTGGTGCAAATCCTCCCTCGGGAGCAGTGGAAG GTTGTGAGGTCAGATACTGACTGTGAGGGCGCCAGTGAGTCAGAGACCCAGAGAGATAACATGGTGCAAACAGCGAAGAAGAAGGCACAGCGCACCCCCAGGCCCGATGTCACTGCGGAAGACCAGTGTAGCGACCAGGATGAACTCATCAGCAGAGTTCAGAGTAGCACCCTCACTGACACAG GGGAAGCTCTGGAGGACCCCTCAACCCCACGATCCAATGGGGAAATACTCCAAAAGACTGCTAAA GTGGTGTACATTGTTGAAAAGAAACACTCAAGAGCTGCGACAGGCTTCCTGAAATTCCTACCCGATAAGCCTTTTGCCATGTTCTCCCCTGTGGACCACCGGGTGCCACGGATTAACGTTCTCCTTGCTGACTGTCCCGAAGACTTTACTTCCCGCCCAGGCGACTACACCAACACCTTGTTCATATGTCGAATCACCAACTGGGCAGCCGACAGCAACTTTGCAGAAGG TCGACTTGCTAAGACACTGGGTCAAGCTGGAGAAATCGAGCCAGAGACAGAGGGCATCCTGACAGAGTATGACGTTGATTTTTCGGAGTTCTCAGATGAGGTGTTAGACTGCCTACCCAAAAACCTGCCCTGGACCATCCCCCCTGAGGAgatgagaaagaggagagatcTGAG GAAGGAGTGTATCTTCACAATCGACCCTGCTACCGCCAGAGACCTAGACGATGCTCTGTCCTGTAAACAACTCCCTGATG GTAACTTTGAGGTGGGAGTCCACATTGCTGACGTGAGTTATTTTGTGGGGGAGGACAACGCTCTGGATGCCATTGCCAGCCAAAGAGCAACTAGTGTGTACATGGTTCAAAAG GTGATCCCCATGTTGCCCAGGCTGCTGTGCGAGGAGCTGTGCAGTCTGAATCCGCTCATCGACAGACTCACTTTCTCTGTCATTTGGAAAATCACACCGGAGGGGAAG ATCCTGAGTGAGTGGTTTGGCCGCTCAGTCATCCGCTCCTGCATAAAGTTGAGTTACGATCATGCTCAGAGCATGATTGAGGCCCCTGAAAAGATGTTCTCTGCTGAGGAGCTGCCACCCGCGGACCCTGAGCACCCCATTGATGAGATCCACCAGGCTGTACTCAACCTGCACACCATTGCCAAGAACCTCCGGGCTCAACGCTTCTCAGGAGGAGCCCTCAGACTAGACCAG ttgaAACTGTCTTTCACCCTGGACAAAGAGACCATGATGCCTCAAGGCTGCTATGTTTACCAGTACAGAGACAGTAACAA GTTGGTAGAGGAGTTCATGTTACTGGCTAACATTGCCACAGCCCACCACATCCACCGCAAATTCCCTGAGCTGGCCCTGCTCAGACGCCACCCTCCACCGAAGGCCAAAATGGTGGACGAGCTGCAGGAGCTTTGTGACCAGTTAGGAATCGACATTGATCTGTCCTCTGCGGGAGCGTTGCAT AAGAGTCTCAATACAACTCTTGGTGATGATGAGTATTCCACTGCCAGAAAAGAAGTCCTCACCCACATGTGCTCCAGACCCATGCAG ATGGCGTTGTACTTCTGTACAGGTGTACTTAAGCAGGAGCAGTTTTTTAAGCACTACGCCCTCAACGTTCCTCTCTACACTCACTTCACGTCACCCATCAGACGCTACGCTGACATCATTGTCCACCGGCTGCTGGCTTCTTCACTGA ATTGTGGGCCTAATTTGGGGCTGTCAACAGAAGAAGTCCAAAAACAGGCATCTCACTGTAACGACAAGAAGACTGTGTCCAAGAGAGTCCAGGAGCTCAGCTCTGAGCTCTTCTTTGGAGTGTTTGTAAAG GACTGTGGCCCTCTGGACTCTGAGGCCATGGTGATGGGGGTGCTGGATCAGTCCTTTGATGTGCTGGTTCTCCGCTACGGAGTGCAGAAACGCATCTACTGCAAG
- the dis3l2 gene encoding DIS3-like exonuclease 2 isoform X1, with protein MDSPRQSKKANLNREPKRSQNQSSTPPQKDAYARLLSQHCSSKFSLYLEQYAKDTLLQREGNGPSTLPKAVSDKLNIPQRKRDQVPNDFSDSSDFSPSSMKGKGEESSLSLYMEKLSTRSAQQDCERKQSVSDRQRRGQRRDTTTSQDGDIESGEELCSLKPSDSKKHQKPQQQKKNKDSKETDSFVRRPQSPKKASTSGQEQEKMTKSKKRNLPNHPEEEKSQEGTFKSGLDTQMSRPKSPHGKDKKLLQSRASSANSPADKTKNKGGRGSKKQVFESYMTSEEVSHGLKRGELIQGQLRINPKKYHEAFIPSPATSPILKCTDDARDIFLDGIVARNRALNGDIVVVQILPREQWKVVRSDTDCEGASESETQRDNMVQTAKKKAQRTPRPDVTAEDQCSDQDELISRVQSSTLTDTGEALEDPSTPRSNGEILQKTAKVVYIVEKKHSRAATGFLKFLPDKPFAMFSPVDHRVPRINVLLADCPEDFTSRPGDYTNTLFICRITNWAADSNFAEGRLAKTLGQAGEIEPETEGILTEYDVDFSEFSDEVLDCLPKNLPWTIPPEEMRKRRDLRKECIFTIDPATARDLDDALSCKQLPDGNFEVGVHIADVSYFVGEDNALDAIASQRATSVYMVQKVIPMLPRLLCEELCSLNPLIDRLTFSVIWKITPEGKILSEWFGRSVIRSCIKLSYDHAQSMIEAPEKMFSAEELPPADPEHPIDEIHQAVLNLHTIAKNLRAQRFSGGALRLDQLKLSFTLDKETMMPQGCYVYQYRDSNKLVEEFMLLANIATAHHIHRKFPELALLRRHPPPKAKMVDELQELCDQLGIDIDLSSAGALHKSLNTTLGDDEYSTARKEVLTHMCSRPMQMALYFCTGVLKQEQFFKHYALNVPLYTHFTSPIRRYADIIVHRLLASSLNCGPNLGLSTEEVQKQASHCNDKKTVSKRVQELSSELFFGVFVKDCGPLDSEAMVMGVLDQSFDVLVLRYGVQKRIYCKSVAGLDSFHPRKVGKKSELTLVWTPEDPEKPPVEQVISIFTLVEVQLKADSAPLKYSALLKRPEDSGS; from the exons ATGGATTCTCCTCGGCAATCTAAGAAGGCTAACCTGAATCGAGAGCCAAAGCGCAGCCAGAATCAGTCAAGCACTCCTCCTCAGAAAGATGCCTATGCCAGGCTTCTCAGCCAGCACTGCAGCAGCAAGTTCAGTCTGTATCTAGAACAATATGCAAAGGACACGTTGCTTCAAAGGGAAGGAAATGGGCCAAGCACACTGCCCAAAGCCGTGAGTGACAAGCTGAACATACCACAGCGAAAAAGGGACCAAGTGCCCAATGATTTCTCTGATTCGAGTGACTTCTCCCCCTCTTCCATGAAAGGTAAAGGAGAGGAGAGTTCACTGTCTTTGTATATGGAGAAACTAAGCACCCGCAGTGCTCAGCAGGACTGTGAAAGGAAGCAGAGTGTATCTGACAGGCAGCGACGGGGGCAGAGAAGGGACACCACCACCAGCCAGGATGGAGACATCGAGTCTGGCGAGGAACTCTGCTCTTTAAAACCCAGTGACTCAAAGAAACACCAGAagccacagcagcagaagaaaaacaaggacTCTAAAGAAACCGACTCATTTGTTCGACGTCCCCAGTCCCCAAAGAAAGCCAGTACAAGTGGACAGGAGCAAGAGAAGATGACGaagtcaaagaaaagaaacctgCCAAATCACCCAGAAGAGGAGAAAAGCCAAGAAGGGACATTCAAATCTGGGTTAGACACTCAGATGTCAAGGCCCAAGTCTCCTCATGGTAAAGACAAAAAACTGCTGCAGTCCAGAG CTTCAAGTGCCAATTCTCCTGCTGACAAGACTAAGAACAAAGGAGGCAGAGGATCAAAGAAACAAGTGTTTGAATCCTACATGACATCCGAGGAGGTTTCCCATGGCCTTAAAAGAGGAGAACTCATTCAG GGACAGTTAAGAATCAACCCAAAGAAATACCATGAAGCTTTCATCCCATCTCCT GCAACTTCTCCAATTCTgaagtgtaca GATGACGCACGGGATATATTTCTAGATGGGATTGTAGCTCGCAACAGAGCACTGAATGGAGACATAGTGGTGGTGCAAATCCTCCCTCGGGAGCAGTGGAAG GTTGTGAGGTCAGATACTGACTGTGAGGGCGCCAGTGAGTCAGAGACCCAGAGAGATAACATGGTGCAAACAGCGAAGAAGAAGGCACAGCGCACCCCCAGGCCCGATGTCACTGCGGAAGACCAGTGTAGCGACCAGGATGAACTCATCAGCAGAGTTCAGAGTAGCACCCTCACTGACACAG GGGAAGCTCTGGAGGACCCCTCAACCCCACGATCCAATGGGGAAATACTCCAAAAGACTGCTAAA GTGGTGTACATTGTTGAAAAGAAACACTCAAGAGCTGCGACAGGCTTCCTGAAATTCCTACCCGATAAGCCTTTTGCCATGTTCTCCCCTGTGGACCACCGGGTGCCACGGATTAACGTTCTCCTTGCTGACTGTCCCGAAGACTTTACTTCCCGCCCAGGCGACTACACCAACACCTTGTTCATATGTCGAATCACCAACTGGGCAGCCGACAGCAACTTTGCAGAAGG TCGACTTGCTAAGACACTGGGTCAAGCTGGAGAAATCGAGCCAGAGACAGAGGGCATCCTGACAGAGTATGACGTTGATTTTTCGGAGTTCTCAGATGAGGTGTTAGACTGCCTACCCAAAAACCTGCCCTGGACCATCCCCCCTGAGGAgatgagaaagaggagagatcTGAG GAAGGAGTGTATCTTCACAATCGACCCTGCTACCGCCAGAGACCTAGACGATGCTCTGTCCTGTAAACAACTCCCTGATG GTAACTTTGAGGTGGGAGTCCACATTGCTGACGTGAGTTATTTTGTGGGGGAGGACAACGCTCTGGATGCCATTGCCAGCCAAAGAGCAACTAGTGTGTACATGGTTCAAAAG GTGATCCCCATGTTGCCCAGGCTGCTGTGCGAGGAGCTGTGCAGTCTGAATCCGCTCATCGACAGACTCACTTTCTCTGTCATTTGGAAAATCACACCGGAGGGGAAG ATCCTGAGTGAGTGGTTTGGCCGCTCAGTCATCCGCTCCTGCATAAAGTTGAGTTACGATCATGCTCAGAGCATGATTGAGGCCCCTGAAAAGATGTTCTCTGCTGAGGAGCTGCCACCCGCGGACCCTGAGCACCCCATTGATGAGATCCACCAGGCTGTACTCAACCTGCACACCATTGCCAAGAACCTCCGGGCTCAACGCTTCTCAGGAGGAGCCCTCAGACTAGACCAG ttgaAACTGTCTTTCACCCTGGACAAAGAGACCATGATGCCTCAAGGCTGCTATGTTTACCAGTACAGAGACAGTAACAA GTTGGTAGAGGAGTTCATGTTACTGGCTAACATTGCCACAGCCCACCACATCCACCGCAAATTCCCTGAGCTGGCCCTGCTCAGACGCCACCCTCCACCGAAGGCCAAAATGGTGGACGAGCTGCAGGAGCTTTGTGACCAGTTAGGAATCGACATTGATCTGTCCTCTGCGGGAGCGTTGCAT AAGAGTCTCAATACAACTCTTGGTGATGATGAGTATTCCACTGCCAGAAAAGAAGTCCTCACCCACATGTGCTCCAGACCCATGCAG ATGGCGTTGTACTTCTGTACAGGTGTACTTAAGCAGGAGCAGTTTTTTAAGCACTACGCCCTCAACGTTCCTCTCTACACTCACTTCACGTCACCCATCAGACGCTACGCTGACATCATTGTCCACCGGCTGCTGGCTTCTTCACTGA ATTGTGGGCCTAATTTGGGGCTGTCAACAGAAGAAGTCCAAAAACAGGCATCTCACTGTAACGACAAGAAGACTGTGTCCAAGAGAGTCCAGGAGCTCAGCTCTGAGCTCTTCTTTGGAGTGTTTGTAAAG GACTGTGGCCCTCTGGACTCTGAGGCCATGGTGATGGGGGTGCTGGATCAGTCCTTTGATGTGCTGGTTCTCCGCTACGGAGTGCAGAAACGCATCTACTGCAAG